From a region of the Candidatus Sulfotelmatobacter sp. genome:
- a CDS encoding glycosyltransferase 87 family protein, giving the protein MRAQRDELLPYVGPAAALPLFGALARLPFATAERVWSGLLVAALSTLVLVALALVRTRSVRALLAAFALALTAGPVTSALGLGQSALLAAGGIALALWALERDDVATAALGALLAAVQPNLALALAARLRDRRALTAIALALGAFALLTGWASPDLAGYLRVLSRHGAAERFDAIQYTPGAIAWSLGAPASLANALGLLCAVLAPAALVAVIVRTRAGALESTLLALAALPFAVPFFHEHDFAIELLPLLVLARTTRGPLRACTGVALTLILTDAFGLAQRPGAQLAILAQGLAVAAAFVALGRERVRAADLAPVATLALLALLAVPLARSAPAPVWPDALGASYRAPAGADAGALWADEQRAAGLDARRPQWGALRALPLLGCLILGGALTLRLADRSAARTAKGSA; this is encoded by the coding sequence GTGCGCGCGCAACGCGACGAGCTGCTGCCCTACGTCGGGCCGGCCGCGGCGTTGCCGCTGTTCGGCGCGCTGGCGCGGCTGCCGTTCGCGACCGCGGAGCGCGTGTGGAGCGGGCTGCTCGTCGCGGCGCTCTCGACGTTGGTGCTCGTCGCGCTGGCGCTGGTCCGCACCCGCAGCGTGCGCGCGCTGTTGGCCGCGTTCGCGCTGGCGCTGACGGCCGGCCCGGTGACGAGCGCGCTGGGCCTGGGGCAATCGGCGTTGCTCGCCGCGGGCGGGATCGCCCTCGCGCTGTGGGCGCTCGAGCGCGACGACGTCGCAACCGCCGCGCTCGGTGCGCTGCTCGCGGCCGTGCAGCCGAACCTGGCGCTCGCGCTGGCGGCGCGGTTGCGCGACCGGCGCGCACTGACGGCGATCGCGCTCGCGCTAGGCGCGTTCGCGCTGCTCACCGGGTGGGCGTCGCCCGACCTGGCCGGCTATCTGCGCGTGCTGAGCCGCCACGGCGCGGCGGAGCGGTTCGACGCCATCCAGTACACGCCGGGCGCGATCGCCTGGAGTCTGGGCGCGCCGGCATCGCTGGCCAACGCGCTGGGTCTGCTGTGCGCCGTGCTGGCGCCGGCGGCACTCGTCGCGGTCATCGTGCGTACGCGCGCCGGCGCGCTCGAGAGCACGCTGCTGGCGTTGGCGGCGCTGCCGTTCGCGGTGCCGTTCTTCCACGAGCACGACTTCGCCATCGAGCTGCTGCCGCTGCTCGTGCTGGCACGCACGACCCGCGGGCCGCTGCGCGCTTGCACCGGCGTCGCCCTGACGCTGATCCTCACCGACGCGTTCGGCCTCGCGCAGCGCCCGGGGGCGCAGCTCGCGATCCTCGCGCAAGGTCTGGCGGTCGCCGCCGCGTTCGTCGCGCTGGGGCGCGAACGGGTACGCGCCGCCGACCTCGCGCCGGTCGCGACGCTGGCGCTGTTAGCGCTGCTCGCCGTGCCGCTGGCGCGCTCGGCGCCGGCGCCGGTGTGGCCGGACGCGCTCGGCGCGAGCTATCGCGCGCCGGCCGGCGCGGACGCCGGTGCGCTGTGGGCCGACGAGCAGCGCGCCGCCGGCCTGGACGCGCGGCGGCCGCAGTGGGGCGCGCTGCGCGCGCTCCCGCTGCTGGGTTGCCTCATCCTTGGTGGGGCTTTAACACTCCGCTTGGCGGACCGCAGCGCAGCGAGGACCGCGAAGGGTTCGGCATAG
- a CDS encoding site-2 protease family protein, producing the protein MYDDDQRPPEDRLQQPRQGKQGGAARTAGGAVLGLAALVAKFFAAIKAGLLALGGLKFLIFVPKLISFGSLFASILLYAALFGGWKIAIVFVAMILVHELGHYFTWRNFGVPARLPVFIPGLGAFTAAPGGTPAQNVAAAIAGPIFGIGAATVCWIYGLETGERFWIACAYIGFFLNFFNLIPLPPFDGGAIAGAIDARLWYVGIPLFALFMIFFAHSAFSLIFLVLIGFAAYPRLRALWHGQIDPRASGLTPRQRLWTGIAYFATGLIALAGASATIVENTAAR; encoded by the coding sequence ATGTACGACGACGACCAGCGCCCGCCCGAGGACCGCCTCCAGCAGCCTCGGCAGGGCAAGCAAGGCGGCGCCGCGCGCACGGCCGGCGGCGCCGTGCTCGGACTGGCCGCGCTGGTCGCCAAGTTCTTCGCCGCGATCAAAGCCGGGTTGCTCGCGCTGGGCGGCCTCAAGTTCCTGATCTTCGTCCCCAAGCTCATCAGCTTCGGGTCGCTGTTCGCCTCGATCCTACTCTACGCCGCGCTGTTCGGCGGCTGGAAGATCGCGATCGTGTTCGTGGCGATGATCCTGGTCCACGAGCTGGGCCACTACTTCACCTGGCGCAACTTCGGCGTCCCGGCCCGGCTGCCGGTCTTCATCCCGGGGCTGGGCGCGTTCACCGCCGCGCCGGGCGGAACGCCCGCGCAGAACGTCGCCGCCGCGATCGCGGGGCCGATCTTCGGCATCGGCGCCGCCACCGTGTGCTGGATCTACGGCCTGGAGACCGGTGAGCGTTTCTGGATCGCGTGCGCCTACATCGGCTTCTTCTTGAACTTCTTCAACTTGATCCCGCTGCCGCCGTTCGACGGCGGCGCCATCGCCGGCGCGATCGACGCGCGCCTGTGGTACGTCGGGATTCCGCTGTTCGCGCTGTTCATGATCTTCTTCGCGCACAGCGCGTTCAGCCTGATCTTCCTGGTCCTGATCGGCTTCGCCGCGTACCCGCGCCTGCGCGCGCTCTGGCACGGCCAGATCGATCCGCGCGCCTCCGGGCTCACCCCGCGACAGCGGCTGTGGACCGGCATCGCGTACTTCGCCACCGGGTTGATCGCGTTGGCCGGTGCCTCGGCGACGATCGTGGAAAACACCGCCGCGCGATGA
- a CDS encoding peptide ABC transporter substrate-binding protein translates to MKRSFAAIIIATALAGCTQSGSPGSTGTGQTGAGGEHLWTEPHVLRYANAEDVAGLNPHLVQQTTLGYMSSMTMAWLAKYDRDNKPVPELLTVIPTQQNGGISKDGKTITWHLRKGVKWSDGQPFSADDVVFSTNVVLNKANNEVSRDGWDLITKIDEPDKYTVVYHLRKPYASYLPTFFGSAGANPCILPKHLLGNLPNINNAPYNALPVGIGPFRYTKWTRGDSVEMEANPYYFRGMPKLKKVIFKVIPDRNTVLTQLTTHEIDLWPYVPASYYPRVQAIQGVATLREPSYYFSHLDFQNQHPVLADVRVREALRLAIDRDNIRQKLRHGLGILQETPVSPKNPAFDSHIPKVPFDLARANALLDQAGWRRGADGVRTKGGKRLVLDFATSAGTPDTDSMIELIRADWRKIGVAINVQHYPSSLMFAPMAEGGIVLKGKWDIIVFQWGGDTIGDLSNLYECNQIPPNGQNVVRYCNAQVDAAMEAFKGIYDPKARQKYADIVQEHIANDVPTVIMWIGEDIYGYNSDLKNFHPNQVSPFDDMMNVDI, encoded by the coding sequence TTGAAGCGATCGTTCGCCGCCATCATCATCGCCACGGCGCTGGCGGGCTGCACGCAGAGCGGCAGCCCCGGCTCGACGGGAACCGGTCAGACCGGTGCCGGCGGTGAGCACCTGTGGACCGAGCCGCACGTCCTGCGCTACGCGAACGCGGAAGACGTCGCCGGGCTCAACCCGCACCTGGTCCAGCAGACGACGCTGGGCTACATGTCGTCGATGACGATGGCGTGGCTGGCCAAGTACGACCGCGACAACAAGCCCGTTCCCGAGCTGCTGACGGTCATCCCGACGCAGCAGAACGGCGGGATCAGCAAGGACGGCAAGACGATCACCTGGCACCTGCGCAAAGGCGTCAAGTGGTCCGACGGGCAGCCGTTCAGCGCCGACGACGTCGTGTTCTCGACCAACGTCGTGCTCAACAAGGCCAACAACGAGGTCAGCCGCGACGGCTGGGATCTGATCACGAAGATCGACGAGCCCGACAAGTACACCGTCGTCTACCATCTGCGCAAACCGTACGCGTCGTATCTCCCGACGTTCTTCGGCTCGGCGGGCGCGAACCCGTGCATCCTGCCCAAGCACCTGCTGGGGAATCTGCCCAACATCAACAACGCGCCGTACAACGCGCTGCCGGTCGGCATCGGACCGTTCCGCTACACCAAGTGGACGCGCGGCGACTCGGTCGAGATGGAGGCCAACCCGTACTATTTCCGCGGGATGCCCAAGCTCAAGAAGGTCATCTTCAAGGTCATCCCCGACCGCAACACGGTGCTGACCCAGCTGACGACGCACGAGATCGATCTCTGGCCGTATGTCCCGGCGTCGTACTATCCGCGCGTGCAGGCGATCCAAGGCGTCGCGACGCTGCGCGAGCCCAGCTACTACTTCAGCCACCTCGACTTCCAGAACCAGCACCCGGTGCTGGCCGACGTGCGCGTGCGCGAAGCGCTGCGGCTGGCGATCGACCGCGACAACATCCGGCAAAAGCTGCGCCACGGGCTGGGCATCCTCCAAGAGACGCCGGTGTCGCCCAAGAACCCCGCCTTCGATTCGCACATCCCGAAGGTGCCCTTCGATCTGGCGCGCGCCAACGCGCTGCTCGATCAGGCCGGTTGGCGGCGCGGCGCCGACGGCGTGCGGACGAAGGGTGGCAAGCGGCTCGTGCTCGACTTCGCGACCTCGGCCGGCACGCCCGACACCGACTCGATGATCGAGCTCATCCGCGCCGACTGGCGCAAGATCGGCGTCGCGATCAACGTCCAGCACTACCCGTCCTCGCTGATGTTCGCGCCGATGGCCGAAGGCGGCATCGTGCTCAAGGGCAAGTGGGACATCATCGTCTTCCAGTGGGGCGGCGACACGATCGGCGACCTCTCGAACCTCTACGAGTGCAACCAGATCCCGCCCAACGGCCAGAACGTCGTGCGGTACTGCAACGCGCAGGTCGACGCGGCGATGGAGGCCTTCAAGGGCATCTACGACCCCAAAGCCCGTCAGAAGTATGCCGACATCGTCCAGGAGCACATCGCGAACGACGTGCCGACGGTCATCATGTGGATCGGCGAGGACATCTACGGCTACAACAGCGACCTCAAGAACTTCCACCCCAACCAGGTCTCGCCGTTCGACGACATGATGAACGTCGACATCTAG